A genomic stretch from Holophagales bacterium includes:
- the prfA gene encoding peptide chain release factor 1: MLEKLADIERRYASLEERLGSPDVVSDHQESTKIHRAMREIASVVEKVRELRKAQDELSGAREMLDTLPGGDELRDMAQVEAEGLKRRVEELEEEIRVLLLPKDPNDGKNVVLEIRAGTGGDEAALFAEELFRMYVRYAESRGWRVEIIDRSESGGRGGLKEVQAILEGEGAFSRLKYEGGVHRVQRVPETESQGRIHTSAATVAILPEAEEVELEIAEKDLRLDLFCASGPGGQGVNTTYSAVRITHLPTNTVVQCQDERSQVKNKAKAMRVLRARLFEVERERQEAAYAADRKKMVGSGDRSEKIRTYNFPQSRVTDHRIGFTSHRLGEVLDGRLDELIDPLVAHFQAEKLKMELSKA, encoded by the coding sequence ATGCTCGAGAAGCTCGCGGACATCGAGAGGCGCTACGCGTCGCTCGAGGAGCGTCTGGGGAGCCCCGACGTCGTTTCCGACCACCAGGAGTCGACGAAGATCCACCGCGCGATGCGGGAGATCGCCTCCGTCGTCGAGAAAGTCCGCGAGCTGCGCAAGGCGCAGGACGAGCTTTCCGGCGCCCGCGAGATGCTCGACACCCTTCCCGGAGGGGACGAGCTGCGCGACATGGCCCAGGTCGAAGCCGAGGGCCTGAAACGCCGGGTCGAGGAGCTCGAGGAGGAGATCCGGGTCCTTCTCCTCCCGAAGGACCCGAACGACGGCAAGAACGTCGTCCTGGAGATCCGCGCCGGGACCGGCGGCGACGAAGCGGCCCTCTTCGCCGAGGAGCTCTTCCGGATGTACGTTCGCTATGCCGAGTCGCGCGGCTGGCGCGTCGAGATCATCGACCGCTCCGAATCGGGAGGCCGCGGCGGCCTCAAGGAAGTCCAGGCCATCCTCGAGGGGGAGGGCGCCTTCTCGCGCCTCAAGTACGAAGGCGGCGTCCACCGGGTCCAGCGCGTCCCCGAGACGGAGTCCCAGGGGCGCATCCACACCTCGGCCGCGACGGTCGCGATCCTCCCCGAGGCCGAGGAGGTCGAGCTCGAGATCGCCGAGAAGGACCTGCGGCTCGACCTCTTCTGCGCCTCCGGGCCCGGCGGCCAGGGCGTCAACACGACCTACTCCGCCGTCCGGATCACCCACCTCCCGACGAACACCGTCGTTCAGTGCCAGGACGAGCGCTCGCAGGTCAAGAACAAGGCGAAGGCGATGCGCGTCCTCAGGGCCCGCCTCTTCGAGGTCGAACGGGAGCGCCAGGAGGCGGCCTACGCCGCCGACCGCAAGAAGATGGTCGGCTCGGGCGACCGTTCCGAGAAGATCCGCACCTACAACTTCCCGCAGTCCCGGGTCACGGACCACCGGATCGGGTTCACCTCCCACCGCCTCGGCGAGGTCCTCGACGGCAGGCTGGACGAGCTGATCGACCCGCTCGTCGCCCATTTCCAGGCCGAAAAGCTCAAAATGGAGCTCTCAAAGGCCTGA
- the rpmE gene encoding 50S ribosomal protein L31, which yields MKEKIHPQYQEVSVHCSCGATWKTGSVMKELRLEICSSCHPFFTGKAKLIDTAGRVERFQKRYAKSDKAVAAAATATPNS from the coding sequence GTGAAGGAGAAGATCCACCCCCAGTACCAGGAGGTCAGTGTCCACTGCTCCTGTGGAGCGACCTGGAAGACCGGCAGCGTGATGAAGGAGCTGCGGCTCGAGATCTGCTCGAGCTGCCACCCCTTCTTCACCGGCAAGGCCAAGCTGATCGACACCGCCGGCCGCGTGGAGCGCTTCCAGAAGCGCTACGCCAAGTCGGACAAGGCCGTCGCGGCCGCCGCGACCGCCACCCCGAACAGCTGA